One segment of Brassica napus cultivar Da-Ae chromosome C3, Da-Ae, whole genome shotgun sequence DNA contains the following:
- the LOC106385973 gene encoding symplekin-like isoform X1, whose product MEILSKLVSRQIWRLPKLWPGFLKCVSQTQPHSFPVLLELPMPQLESIMKKFPDLRPSLIAYANQPTIRASLPNSALSVLGLENGQDSRSQMHPSDAASSIHAAALT is encoded by the exons ATGGAAATCCTTTCCAAGTTGGTGAGTAGGCAG ATCTGGAGACTGCCAAAATTGTGGCCTGGCTTCTTGAAATGTGTGTCTCAGACACAACCACATTCTTTCCCCGTCTTGTTGGAG TTACCAATGCCTCAACTCGAAAGTATCATGAAGAAGTTTCCTGATCTAAGACCTTCTCTTATTGCTTATGCGAATCAGCCAACTATCAGAGCTTCTCTACCAAA TTCAGCTCTTTCAGTTCTTGGGCTTGAAAATGGGCAAGATTCACGTTCACAAATGCACCCTTCAGATGCAGCTTCATCTATTCATGCGGCAGCCTTAACGTGA
- the LOC106385973 gene encoding symplekin-like isoform X2, translating to MEILSKLVSRQIWRLPKLWPGFLKCVSQTQPHSFPVLLELPMPQLESIMKKFPDLRPSLIAYANQPTIRASLPNSFSSWA from the exons ATGGAAATCCTTTCCAAGTTGGTGAGTAGGCAG ATCTGGAGACTGCCAAAATTGTGGCCTGGCTTCTTGAAATGTGTGTCTCAGACACAACCACATTCTTTCCCCGTCTTGTTGGAG TTACCAATGCCTCAACTCGAAAGTATCATGAAGAAGTTTCCTGATCTAAGACCTTCTCTTATTGCTTATGCGAATCAGCCAACTATCAGAGCTTCTCTACCAAA CTCTTTCAGTTCTTGGGCTTGA